One segment of Candidatus Paceibacterota bacterium DNA contains the following:
- a CDS encoding PrsW family glutamic-type intramembrane protease — protein sequence MTISTGLLFYSIVGGLFPALLWLWFWLHEDRKNPEPRRILVWTFVGGMFSIIPTLVLQLSLEWVSSDIVSGLFLSSLIFIVSFPVIANAAIEEIMKFVACNFTALQKKENNEPIDPVIYMITAALGFVAVENSLFIISTYLGAPIGKEFVASAIVGNVRFIGASLLHVVASATIGIFMGLAFYKSRKVKIIFTLIGLTTAIVLHSYFNFLIIKGNAGLLFSFPLVWAAIIILIFFLEKLKE from the coding sequence ATGACAATTAGTACTGGACTTTTGTTCTATTCGATAGTTGGAGGGCTTTTCCCGGCTCTGCTCTGGCTTTGGTTTTGGCTTCATGAAGACAGGAAAAATCCTGAACCGAGGCGAATCCTTGTGTGGACTTTTGTCGGCGGAATGTTCTCCATAATTCCAACGCTTGTACTTCAATTGTCCTTAGAGTGGGTCTCAAGCGACATAGTAAGTGGACTGTTTTTGTCGTCTCTCATTTTTATCGTCTCATTTCCTGTTATAGCTAACGCCGCAATCGAAGAAATTATGAAATTTGTAGCTTGCAATTTCACTGCTCTCCAAAAAAAAGAAAATAATGAACCGATTGATCCGGTAATCTATATGATTACGGCGGCTTTAGGTTTCGTCGCAGTGGAAAACTCGTTGTTTATTATAAGCACTTACCTTGGCGCGCCAATTGGCAAAGAGTTTGTGGCAAGCGCGATTGTCGGCAATGTCCGATTTATCGGCGCCAGTCTACTTCACGTTGTTGCTTCAGCTACAATCGGAATTTTTATGGGTTTGGCCTTCTACAAAAGCCGGAAAGTAAAAATAATTTTTACTTTAATCGGGTTAACCACAGCCATCGTATTGCACAGCTACTTTAATTTTCTTATAATAAAAGGTAATGCTGGCCTCCTGTTCTCTTTCCCTCTGGTCTGGGCCGCGATTATCATCTTAATCTTCTTTCTGGAAAAATTAAAAGAATAA
- a CDS encoding Glu/Leu/Phe/Val dehydrogenase codes for MKNNPFKNYLERMSEISSLLNLEKKYFEKLTTPDKIIKKNISIKSSSGQKKILAYRVQWNNARGPYKGGIRFHPEADLNEVKTLSALMALKCAAVGIPFGGAKGGAAFEPKKFSKKNIEEISRKWVREMYKHIGATKDIPAPDVYTNAEIMGYMLDEFERIKDKSEPAAFTGKPIILGGSLGRDSATAQGGVFVLEELIKKIWPNKRSGLKIVIQGFGNAGSQAAKLLSESGHKIIGVSDSRGGILSHTNLDLNKIEKIKNSGKPIKDLYCDGEKCDKNKLAKDQVELVSNEKLLEADCDILIPAALDNQINAKNANKIKAKIILELANGPTTTEADKILEKKKILVIPDILANAGGVTVSYFEWVQGLQNFYWAKEKVRSELKNIMVKSFDEIYQISKEKKLSLRKAAYLLSVKRIVEAMKARGI; via the coding sequence ATGAAAAACAATCCTTTCAAAAATTATTTGGAGCGAATGAGCGAGATATCGTCTCTTTTAAATTTAGAAAAAAAATATTTTGAAAAACTGACAACACCGGACAAAATTATCAAGAAAAATATTTCTATAAAATCATCTTCCGGTCAAAAAAAGATTCTTGCTTACCGAGTCCAATGGAACAACGCTAGGGGTCCGTATAAAGGCGGCATCAGATTTCATCCGGAAGCTGACTTAAACGAGGTCAAGACACTTTCGGCTTTGATGGCTCTTAAGTGTGCCGCGGTTGGCATCCCGTTTGGCGGAGCAAAGGGCGGAGCAGCTTTCGAACCAAAAAAATTCAGTAAAAAAAATATTGAAGAGATTTCCAGAAAATGGGTTAGAGAAATGTATAAACATATAGGAGCAACAAAAGACATTCCGGCACCGGATGTCTATACTAATGCCGAAATTATGGGCTATATGCTAGACGAATTTGAAAGAATCAAAGACAAAAGTGAGCCAGCAGCTTTTACCGGAAAGCCCATAATCCTCGGTGGAAGCTTGGGGCGAGACAGCGCAACAGCCCAAGGTGGAGTTTTTGTTTTAGAAGAATTGATAAAAAAGATTTGGCCAAATAAAAGATCTGGATTAAAGATAGTAATTCAGGGTTTTGGTAATGCCGGCTCGCAAGCCGCCAAATTACTTTCTGAGTCCGGCCACAAAATAATCGGCGTTTCAGACAGTCGTGGTGGGATATTAAGCCACACAAATCTTGACCTCAACAAAATAGAAAAAATAAAAAATTCCGGAAAACCAATAAAAGACTTGTATTGTGATGGGGAGAAATGCGATAAAAATAAATTAGCAAAAGACCAAGTTGAACTAGTCTCAAACGAAAAGCTTCTGGAAGCCGACTGCGACATCTTGATTCCGGCGGCGCTAGATAATCAAATAAACGCCAAAAATGCCAATAAAATTAAAGCCAAGATTATACTTGAACTCGCCAACGGTCCGACAACCACTGAAGCTGATAAAATTCTTGAAAAGAAAAAAATCTTAGTGATTCCTGATATTCTGGCAAATGCCGGCGGTGTTACGGTCAGCTATTTTGAGTGGGTGCAGGGCTTACAAAACTTTTATTGGGCCAAAGAAAAAGTCCGTTCCGAATTAAAAAATATTATGGTCAAATCTTTCGATGAAATTTATCAAATTTCTAAAGAGAAAAAACTTTCTTTAAGAAAAGCTGCTTATTTGTTGTCGGTCAAAAGGATCGTTGAAGCAATGAAGGCCCGAGGAATTTAG
- a CDS encoding Hsp20/alpha crystallin family protein — MIKKRSLIERLTGAVRVEEDEKDFDSEETLEKEEKLKIEEDDGEGQLSVDVFQNQNEIVIKTMVAGVRSEDLDVSITRDMVTIRGKREEERNVSADDYFHKELYWGSFSRTILLPQEVDIEAAEAVEKHGMLIIRLPKLDKDRQARLKVKNG, encoded by the coding sequence ATGATTAAAAAAAGATCTCTAATTGAGCGTTTAACCGGAGCGGTGAGAGTTGAAGAAGATGAGAAAGATTTTGATTCAGAAGAAACTCTAGAAAAAGAGGAGAAACTGAAAATCGAGGAAGACGATGGCGAGGGCCAGCTTTCAGTTGATGTTTTCCAGAACCAAAATGAAATTGTGATCAAGACCATGGTTGCCGGAGTCAGATCCGAAGATCTAGATGTATCTATCACGCGTGATATGGTAACAATCCGTGGGAAAAGAGAGGAGGAAAGAAATGTCTCCGCTGATGATTATTTCCATAAAGAGCTTTACTGGGGAAGTTTCTCAAGAACCATACTTCTACCTCAAGAGGTTGATATAGAAGCCGCCGAGGCAGTTGAAAAACACGGAATGCTTATTATTAGGTTGCCAAAGCTTGATAAAGACAGACAAGCTCGACTCAAGGTAAAGAACGGATAA
- a CDS encoding CAP domain-containing protein, with protein MVDNKGNKHNIGNWIKISIAVLVFLIVFSFFASVSHRLVVFKSGFLAEILPRVLVDLTNNNRQVNRVGLLELNPTLETVAQLKADDMASRGYFAHNSPDGLTPWYWFGQVGYDFLYAGENLAVHFSDSGDVVRAWMDSPGHRANILNDKFSEIGIATSRGFYQGRETVFVVQMFGHPKSQRLITPPVLALADSEGSENIVLEPSSEVQSAVVEEKPLEIFTEERVGQSFVAVQSPEVGDAEIGEEVINSEQIVRSELSADYSKTWEKLLSSPTLILTVIYIVLGAIVFFFVILALLIEIHKHHWKHVVYGLLLLALILTLYLAYKFSLNSVEVLSLLS; from the coding sequence ATGGTAGATAATAAGGGTAATAAACATAATATCGGTAATTGGATTAAGATTTCCATCGCAGTTTTGGTCTTTTTAATTGTCTTCTCTTTCTTTGCGTCAGTGTCTCATAGACTGGTGGTTTTTAAAAGCGGTTTTTTGGCTGAAATCCTGCCAAGAGTTTTAGTTGATTTAACTAACAACAATAGACAGGTCAATCGCGTGGGACTTTTGGAATTAAATCCAACTCTTGAAACGGTTGCCCAGCTTAAGGCCGATGATATGGCAAGTCGCGGTTATTTTGCTCACAACAGTCCTGATGGTTTAACACCTTGGTATTGGTTTGGCCAAGTAGGATACGATTTTCTTTATGCCGGCGAAAATTTAGCTGTCCACTTTTCAGATTCAGGTGACGTTGTTAGGGCTTGGATGGATTCACCGGGTCATAGAGCAAATATTTTGAATGATAAATTTAGCGAAATAGGTATTGCCACGTCCAGAGGTTTTTACCAAGGCAGAGAGACGGTTTTTGTGGTGCAGATGTTTGGCCATCCGAAAAGTCAGAGATTGATTACTCCGCCAGTTTTGGCCTTAGCTGATTCTGAAGGTTCGGAAAATATTGTCTTAGAGCCATCAAGTGAAGTCCAGTCGGCAGTAGTGGAAGAAAAACCGTTGGAAATTTTCACTGAAGAGCGGGTAGGTCAAAGCTTTGTTGCTGTTCAGTCTCCAGAAGTCGGCGACGCCGAAATTGGCGAAGAGGTTATAAATTCAGAACAGATTGTTCGGTCTGAATTGTCAGCTGATTATTCAAAAACTTGGGAAAAATTGTTATCTAGTCCGACCTTAATTTTGACCGTGATCTATATCGTTTTAGGAGCAATTGTCTTTTTCTTTGTAATTCTTGCCCTGCTTATTGAAATTCATAAGCATCATTGGAAGCACGTTGTTTATGGACTTTTGCTTTTGGCGCTGATACTAACCCTGTATTTAGCTTATAAATTTTCGCTAAATAGTGTGGAGGTTTTGAGTTTGTTGTCTTGA
- the ftsZ gene encoding cell division protein FtsZ translates to MPQIKPEVEAFARIKVLGVGGSGKNAINHMINSKVKGVEFIGINTDAQDLHNTLAKRKIHIGKNLTRGLGTGMNPELGRKAVEETQEEIQEAIKGADMVFIAGGMGGGTCTGAAPRIAQISKELGALTVGVVTRPFFFEGQQRMKIAEQGLNELRAAVDAIIIIPNDRLLSTIQKDTTAKNAFAMCDDVLKQAVEGISDLITTPGVINTDFADIKAIMENAGPALMGIGTATGEKRAEEAAKAAINSPLLELSVNGAKGVLFSIAGGDDLTMFEIQEAAKVITESVDPNAKIIFGTARDEKLKKNEIKITVIASGFPENSIKKTLFQSNEHENGVKGKIYNSLPSMSATKESPASSEEKKSPVIDDDDDWGAVPAFLRRSKK, encoded by the coding sequence ATGCCTCAAATTAAACCTGAAGTAGAAGCTTTTGCCAGAATAAAAGTCTTGGGAGTCGGAGGGTCCGGCAAAAACGCAATAAACCACATGATCAACTCCAAAGTCAAAGGGGTTGAATTTATCGGTATCAATACTGACGCGCAAGATTTGCACAATACACTGGCAAAAAGAAAAATTCACATTGGTAAAAACTTGACTCGTGGACTCGGCACTGGGATGAACCCAGAGCTCGGTAGAAAAGCAGTTGAAGAAACACAAGAAGAAATCCAGGAAGCAATAAAAGGTGCTGACATGGTTTTTATCGCTGGCGGCATGGGTGGTGGAACTTGTACCGGTGCCGCACCCCGAATCGCGCAAATTTCAAAAGAGCTCGGCGCTTTAACTGTTGGAGTCGTAACTAGACCATTCTTCTTTGAAGGCCAACAAAGAATGAAAATTGCCGAGCAGGGTTTAAACGAACTTAGAGCGGCGGTTGATGCCATCATCATAATCCCAAACGACCGACTGCTTTCAACAATCCAAAAAGATACGACTGCCAAAAACGCTTTTGCAATGTGTGATGATGTCTTAAAACAAGCGGTGGAAGGAATCTCCGACCTCATTACCACCCCTGGGGTTATAAACACAGATTTTGCCGACATCAAAGCCATTATGGAAAATGCTGGACCGGCCCTGATGGGAATCGGCACAGCAACCGGAGAAAAAAGAGCTGAAGAAGCCGCTAAGGCCGCTATCAATTCCCCACTTTTGGAGCTTTCGGTAAATGGAGCCAAGGGTGTCTTGTTCTCCATTGCCGGCGGAGATGATTTAACAATGTTTGAAATCCAAGAAGCGGCAAAAGTTATCACCGAATCGGTTGATCCAAATGCCAAGATAATTTTCGGAACAGCAAGAGACGAGAAACTCAAGAAAAACGAAATAAAGATTACAGTCATCGCTTCCGGTTTTCCAGAAAATTCAATCAAAAAAACACTTTTTCAAAGTAACGAACATGAAAACGGAGTAAAAGGCAAAATTTATAATTCCCTACCAAGCATGAGCGCGACAAAAGAAAGCCCAGCGTCTAGCGAAGAGAAAAAATCTCCTGTGATTGATGACGACGACGATTGGGGTGCCGTGCCAGCGTTCTTGCGTCGTTCTAAAAAATAA
- a CDS encoding FAD-dependent oxidoreductase has protein sequence MIYDLAIIGGGPAGVGAGVYAARKKLKTVFITTNFESQSTVSPDIQNWIGTVSISGQDLAKNFKKHLETYAGDVVDIKEGETAVSVKKENEVFVVKTTKAEYFAKTILIASGSQRRKLKVPGAEEFENKGITYCASCDGPMFSDKDVVVIGGGNAGFETAAQLLAYTKSVTLLHRSPDFKADPVTVEKVLKNPKMKALKNVDILEVKGEKFASSIVYKSDETGEVVEMPAEGIFVEIGLVPNTNYLEGFLELDQYKRIPIDPLTQATKIEGVWAAGDCTNVLYHQNNIACGDGVKALEDIYLHLHA, from the coding sequence ATGATATACGACCTTGCCATAATCGGCGGCGGTCCGGCTGGTGTTGGCGCCGGAGTTTATGCCGCCAGAAAAAAGTTAAAAACAGTTTTTATAACTACAAATTTTGAAAGTCAGAGTACCGTCTCTCCAGATATCCAGAACTGGATAGGTACGGTCTCTATTTCTGGTCAAGATCTGGCAAAAAATTTCAAGAAACATTTGGAAACTTACGCTGGAGATGTTGTTGATATAAAAGAAGGAGAAACAGCTGTTTCGGTTAAAAAAGAAAATGAAGTTTTTGTCGTAAAAACAACCAAAGCTGAATATTTTGCAAAAACCATTCTCATAGCAAGCGGAAGCCAAAGACGGAAGCTGAAGGTACCCGGCGCCGAGGAATTTGAAAATAAAGGTATTACTTACTGCGCTTCCTGCGACGGCCCAATGTTTTCTGATAAAGATGTCGTGGTGATTGGCGGTGGTAACGCTGGCTTTGAAACTGCCGCTCAACTTTTAGCTTACACCAAGAGCGTTACGCTTTTGCATCGTAGTCCAGATTTTAAAGCAGATCCGGTTACTGTTGAAAAAGTCCTAAAAAATCCGAAAATGAAGGCCTTGAAAAATGTTGATATATTGGAAGTAAAGGGTGAAAAATTTGCCAGTTCAATAGTCTATAAAAGCGATGAGACTGGCGAAGTTGTTGAGATGCCGGCGGAAGGAATTTTTGTTGAAATCGGTTTGGTACCAAATACCAATTATCTAGAAGGTTTCCTTGAGCTTGATCAATACAAAAGAATTCCAATTGATCCCCTAACCCAAGCAACCAAAATTGAGGGCGTTTGGGCAGCCGGCGATTGCACCAATGTTTTATACCACCAGAACAACATCGCCTGTGGCGACGGAGTTAAGGCGCTAGAAGATATCTATCTCCACCTCCACGCCTAG
- a CDS encoding valine--tRNA ligase, whose protein sequence is MEKINEKFLKPYEPKNTEDRVYKRWENSGFFNPDNLPSEDHKLPNTNYSIVIAPPNITGSLHLGHALENVQSDILIRFYRMKGRKTLWLPGMDHAGIATQNVVEKSLKKENLTRHDLGKEKFLQKIWEWKEEYGETIPSQLKKLGCSLDWSRIRFTMDENYQEAVKVAFKHYHEKGLIYQGDRVINWCVKDQTALSDLEIEYEEEKSKLWYLKYPLSDQSGFVTVATTRPETMLGDAAIAVHPEDLRYKNLIGKKVLLPILEREIPIIADDQIEKEFGTGAVKITPAHDIFDSEVAERHSLPYFKIINEVGKIIDVSEELNGKKFSEVRELVIAKLKDLNLIEKEEDFTHNVAKCYRCGKTIEPLLSKQWFLKMKPLAEKAIKAIENGEVRYHPEKWSKVSLDWLYNVKDWCISRQIWWGHKVPIEGSEDTFDTWFSSALWPFASLGWPRLAKASAEADHKNDLEEFYPTQVITSARDILHLWISRMIFSGLEFTGKVPFKDVVIHATILTKDGKRMSKSLGTGIDPLDLIEKYGADALRFGLVYQALGGQDIRFAEDHVAMGKKFCNKLWNISRFVVSKTGGKIISDESQIPNVTEDSEEFKILKLLEICKKEVSESIESFRFGEATHLIYDFVWREFADKFIEYSKEKESETTKATLSLCLSEILKILHPFTPFITEEIWSVINENEEDKMLILENWE, encoded by the coding sequence ATGGAAAAAATCAACGAAAAGTTTTTAAAACCATACGAACCAAAAAACACTGAAGACAGAGTGTATAAACGGTGGGAAAACAGTGGTTTTTTTAACCCTGACAATCTCCCTTCTGAAGACCATAAACTACCCAATACGAACTATTCAATAGTTATAGCCCCACCAAACATAACCGGCTCTCTTCATCTTGGCCACGCTCTTGAAAATGTCCAGTCTGATATCCTTATTCGTTTTTATCGAATGAAAGGTCGGAAAACACTCTGGCTTCCGGGGATGGATCATGCGGGAATTGCCACCCAAAATGTTGTTGAGAAATCTCTAAAAAAAGAAAATTTAACTCGACACGATCTTGGCAAAGAAAAATTCCTCCAAAAGATTTGGGAGTGGAAAGAAGAATATGGCGAGACCATCCCAAGTCAATTAAAAAAACTCGGCTGTTCGCTTGATTGGTCACGAATACGCTTCACAATGGATGAAAACTATCAAGAAGCCGTGAAGGTCGCCTTCAAGCATTACCACGAAAAGGGCCTGATTTATCAAGGCGACCGAGTTATAAATTGGTGCGTCAAAGATCAGACCGCCCTTTCTGATTTGGAAATTGAATACGAAGAAGAAAAATCAAAACTCTGGTATTTGAAGTATCCGCTTTCTGATCAAAGTGGTTTTGTAACTGTCGCGACCACAAGACCGGAAACCATGCTCGGTGACGCGGCAATTGCCGTCCATCCAGAAGACCTAAGGTACAAAAACTTAATCGGTAAAAAAGTTCTGCTTCCAATTCTCGAAAGAGAAATCCCGATTATCGCTGACGACCAAATTGAAAAAGAATTTGGGACCGGTGCGGTTAAAATTACACCGGCACACGACATTTTTGATAGCGAGGTTGCCGAGCGACACTCCCTTCCCTATTTTAAAATCATAAACGAAGTTGGAAAAATTATTGACGTTAGCGAAGAATTAAACGGAAAAAAATTTAGCGAGGTTCGAGAGCTGGTCATCGCAAAATTAAAAGATTTAAATTTAATTGAAAAAGAAGAAGATTTCACTCACAATGTCGCCAAATGCTACCGTTGTGGCAAAACGATTGAACCCCTGCTTTCCAAGCAGTGGTTTCTAAAAATGAAGCCCTTGGCTGAAAAAGCAATAAAAGCGATCGAGAATGGCGAAGTGCGATATCATCCAGAAAAATGGTCTAAGGTATCCCTTGACTGGCTTTATAATGTAAAAGATTGGTGTATCTCGCGACAAATCTGGTGGGGACACAAAGTCCCTATTGAAGGAAGCGAGGATACTTTTGACACTTGGTTTTCTTCGGCGCTTTGGCCTTTTGCAAGCTTAGGGTGGCCTCGTCTCGCCAAAGCTTCAGCGGAGGCGGACCATAAAAATGACCTTGAAGAATTCTACCCAACCCAAGTTATCACTTCTGCTCGAGATATTTTACACCTCTGGATTTCCAGAATGATTTTTTCGGGGCTCGAGTTTACCGGCAAAGTGCCGTTTAAGGATGTGGTTATTCATGCCACAATCCTTACTAAAGACGGAAAAAGAATGAGCAAGTCTCTCGGGACCGGTATTGACCCTTTGGATTTGATTGAAAAGTACGGCGCCGACGCACTGCGTTTCGGTCTGGTCTATCAAGCGCTCGGTGGTCAAGATATTCGATTTGCTGAAGACCATGTTGCGATGGGTAAAAAGTTTTGTAATAAACTCTGGAACATTTCTCGCTTTGTCGTTAGTAAAACTGGGGGTAAAATAATAAGTGATGAATCTCAAATTCCGAACGTAACAGAAGATAGCGAAGAATTCAAAATACTAAAACTGCTTGAAATCTGCAAAAAGGAAGTGTCCGAATCAATAGAAAGTTTTCGATTCGGCGAAGCAACTCACCTAATTTACGACTTCGTCTGGCGAGAATTTGCTGATAAATTTATAGAATATTCAAAAGAAAAAGAAAGTGAAACGACAAAAGCAACTTTGTCATTATGCTTGTCCGAAATTTTAAAAATACTTCATCCTTTTACACCGTTCATTACCGAGGAGATCTGGTCTGTAATAAATGAAAATGAAGAAGACAAAATGCTTATTTTGGAAAATTGGGAATAA
- a CDS encoding ABC transporter permease yields MKFKHHFQIASSGLRSHKVRTLLTILGIVIGIAAVILVMSVSRGAERLILSQIQGLGTKTIAVLPGRQPTGPSDFAQIFSDSLTERDLTLLQRKENVPNLNSIMPVVFGGESASFGSETYRLTIFGATDLISRIFDLQVSKGAFFTDDDVRRRAEVAVIGSEVKEKLFGLNDALGERIRVKNRNFRVVGVLPKVGQKSFFNFDQMMIVPYSSAQQYIFGIKYFHRFIIESDSEEAIARTVSDIKTTLRNSHSITDPDRDDFHVETAENLAETIGAITQVLSILLVSIAAISLLVGGVGIMNIMLVSVTERTREIGLRKAVGATEKNILKQFLLEAVILTFIGGILGIILGVSIYFLISLAISRFLGLDWTFSISITAIVLGLGVSTFIGIVFGLYPARKASQKSPIEALRYE; encoded by the coding sequence ATGAAGTTTAAGCATCATTTTCAAATTGCTTCTTCAGGGTTGAGATCCCACAAGGTAAGAACCCTTCTTACGATTCTTGGTATTGTTATAGGAATTGCCGCAGTAATTTTGGTAATGTCTGTAAGTCGGGGCGCGGAACGACTGATTCTTTCGCAAATTCAAGGTCTTGGAACAAAAACTATCGCAGTCTTGCCAGGCCGACAACCGACAGGCCCTTCGGATTTTGCCCAAATTTTTAGCGATTCATTGACTGAAAGAGATCTTACCCTCTTGCAACGCAAAGAAAACGTTCCAAACTTAAATAGCATAATGCCCGTGGTTTTTGGTGGCGAATCAGCCTCTTTTGGAAGCGAAACTTATCGATTGACCATTTTTGGCGCGACTGACCTCATCAGTCGGATTTTTGATTTACAGGTGTCAAAGGGGGCATTTTTTACAGATGATGATGTCCGGAGACGGGCAGAAGTAGCGGTGATTGGTTCAGAGGTTAAAGAAAAACTTTTTGGACTGAATGATGCTTTAGGAGAGAGGATTCGCGTTAAAAATAGAAATTTTAGAGTGGTTGGTGTTTTGCCAAAGGTCGGCCAGAAATCTTTTTTTAATTTTGATCAAATGATGATTGTCCCTTACAGCTCCGCTCAGCAGTATATTTTTGGTATTAAATATTTTCATCGGTTTATAATCGAGTCTGATTCTGAAGAAGCGATAGCAAGAACTGTTAGTGATATAAAAACCACATTAAGAAATTCTCACAGTATTACTGATCCAGATAGAGATGATTTTCATGTTGAGACGGCTGAAAATTTGGCCGAGACGATAGGTGCAATTACTCAAGTTTTATCAATACTTTTGGTTTCTATTGCTGCCATCTCGCTTCTTGTTGGTGGCGTTGGAATAATGAATATTATGCTTGTTTCGGTAACGGAACGAACAAGAGAAATCGGATTGAGAAAAGCTGTCGGTGCGACTGAAAAAAACATTCTTAAGCAGTTTTTACTTGAAGCGGTAATCCTGACTTTTATTGGTGGAATTTTAGGTATAATTCTTGGCGTATCAATTTACTTTTTAATATCTTTGGCAATAAGCCGGTTTTTAGGTTTGGACTGGACTTTTTCAATTTCAATTACAGCTATTGTTCTTGGTCTCGGTGTTTCGACATTTATTGGTATTGTCTTCGGACTCTATCCTGCGCGAAAGGCTTCACAAAAAAGTCCGATTGAGGCATTGAGATATGAGTAG
- the tsaD gene encoding tRNA (adenosine(37)-N6)-threonylcarbamoyltransferase complex transferase subunit TsaD, translating to MKILSIETSCDETAISIVEAKGNIKNHQFKVLSNITLSQAKLHAKYGGVFPSLAKREHSRNLVPVLQKVLEQGFGKHKSQTPNYRQITNSKLQKIKQILKREPELLEQFLEFIPTIKKPAIDKIAVTYGPGLEPALWVGINFAKALSEVWSTTKRIPVVPVNHMEGHIASVLPLQNRGNSKSETNSKLKKKLEIRDSSLEFPAVALLISGGHTELVLVKEWGDYKILGQTRDDAVGEVFDKVARMLDLPYPGGPEISRLADQARNLKPKIKNLINFPRPMINSPDLDFSFSGLKTAVLYHLQKYPAKTTEEKSLIAEEFELAVVEIFLRKIKKAIEQSGAKTLIVAGGVSANKFIRSEIERKFGKEIEILIPEFELSTDNALMIAIAGYLKILRKSKTPKNIKAEGNLSFN from the coding sequence ATGAAAATACTCTCCATCGAAACGTCTTGTGATGAGACCGCGATTAGTATCGTTGAAGCCAAAGGTAACATAAAAAACCATCAGTTCAAGGTGCTCTCAAACATTACCCTCTCTCAAGCAAAATTACATGCCAAATACGGCGGGGTCTTCCCTAGTCTTGCAAAAAGAGAACACAGCCGAAATCTTGTTCCAGTACTTCAGAAAGTATTGGAACAAGGTTTCGGAAAACATAAATCACAAACTCCAAATTACAGACAAATCACAAACTCCAAATTACAGAAAATTAAACAAATCCTAAAAAGAGAGCCAGAATTATTAGAACAGTTTTTAGAATTTATACCGACCATCAAAAAGCCGGCGATTGACAAAATTGCCGTTACTTACGGGCCGGGGCTAGAGCCAGCGCTTTGGGTCGGAATAAATTTTGCTAAAGCTTTGTCAGAAGTTTGGTCAACCACCAAGCGGATTCCAGTGGTGCCGGTAAATCATATGGAGGGACACATCGCCTCGGTTTTGCCGTTGCAAAACCGAGGAAACTCTAAATCCGAAACAAACTCAAAACTCAAAAAAAAATTAGAGATTAGAGATTCGAGCTTAGAATTTCCGGCAGTGGCTCTTTTAATATCTGGAGGGCACACTGAATTGGTCTTAGTTAAAGAGTGGGGAGATTATAAAATCTTAGGACAAACAAGAGACGATGCGGTCGGAGAAGTTTTTGATAAGGTAGCCAGAATGCTAGACCTTCCCTACCCAGGCGGACCCGAAATCTCTCGACTTGCGGATCAGGCGCGCAACCTTAAACCAAAAATAAAAAATCTTATTAATTTCCCAAGACCGATGATAAATTCACCGGATTTGGATTTTTCATTTTCGGGGTTAAAGACTGCTGTCTTATACCACTTGCAAAAATATCCAGCAAAGACAACCGAAGAAAAAAGTCTTATCGCCGAAGAATTTGAGTTAGCAGTAGTAGAAATATTTTTAAGAAAAATTAAAAAAGCAATTGAACAATCAGGAGCAAAAACCTTGATTGTCGCCGGCGGGGTCTCTGCCAACAAATTTATAAGGTCAGAAATTGAGAGAAAGTTTGGGAAAGAAATTGAAATTTTAATTCCGGAATTTGAACTTTCCACCGACAACGCTCTGATGATCGCCATTGCCGGATATTTGAAAATACTAAGAAAATCAAAAACCCCGAAAAACATCAAGGCCGAGGGTAACCTCTCTTTTAATTAA